The segment CACACATCCAAACATAAActtaaacacacattcacacatatacattaatgtagacatatatgcacatatttatatatgtacttattacttaaatatatacatatacatgcatacatatacaaacccaaactcacatacatatataagcaTAAGCATGCCTacgtgcatatacacatatataaatatgtgttcacatatatatatataaagcgttcacatacacataatcacatatacatataaaaacataaaaaacataaACTTGAAATAGGTAAAAtcttacacatacatgtacacaggaATACACAATaaattcatacatgcacatacacacacatgcatagacataaacacatgtatatatacatctatGTGCACAAATTCACATTATGCATATGTCCACAgatttatacacatatgcacattcttatacacataaacatttgCTTATATATACatttgcacatatacacatatttatacatactGCACACAAAGAGATTAATACACATAGAGATTTGTTTTAAttgttaaaaatgtttaatttttctcACTAGGAAAAAGAAGTTCAAAAGCATAACAAGCATTATTGTTGCAAGCTAGTACCACTAATACAATCAATAAAATATGATACAATATGATATGATGCAACGCAATTCAAAACAATACAAACCGTTGTAAAGGACATTTTCATAAGTTGGTGACATTGTAGTTTAATTGGAAAGCTTGTATTCTGACCATGAGAGTGTAAAAGTGAACACACACTTTGGAAAAAAAGATTTGTATGTTATACAATGATTTAACACAGTAAATATATGATTCAACTATTTAAAtctgtgaaaaataaaaattaatttccacACACATTTTATATTAGTGTTTATGGAAGCaatgtttaaaatatgaaaaggtaaatataattttcattatccaattaaaagtaaaaaaaatgttcttccaATTCAGTGCGATATCATGGAACCAAAATCTGCTACATGTTTCCAAAAGtacatgaaaaacaaaattaaagggaAGTGAAATCACCAGTTACAAACACTAATTTTGTAGTTTAATTTACATTCATTGTCATCAATCGATCTATGAAGACAAGTATACCTGTGGTTGCCTATGTCTGATTGATGGTAGCATTTCAGAGACCTGTACCAGTCATGCAAATGTTTCACCTATGAGCTATACTCCCAGCTACCGAGGCACCATGGTTATTGATGTGTTTATAGATATCATCCCTGGTGTATATGACTGTGTATGACTTCCCTCATTTGGAAAACAgaaggcagatcagtggaacatgATGGCCAGTTCTGGTCAAAGCACAGGTGGGCAGGTGTATAGGTGATAAATACTAAAAGCATAGCAGTGTTAAACAATATTCTCTGACTACCTGCTAAGCTCAACAGATAGGGAGTATTTCTAGAATGAAAATAGGTTCTGTGGTATAAAATGATGCAAATATTATAGCTAAAATTCCAGCTTTTCTAGAAAAAATAGTATATATTCAATTTAGCACATTATTTCTCAGCTTTAACATACAAGTTTTTTTTAGAACTAGAAacatggctcagtgactaagactGCTTCCTTCTCATGCAGATGACTGAAGTTTGCTTCCAAACATCATTTCAGGAAGCTCAAGCTCCAGGTCCTCAGACCAACACTTCTGATATATGGGCAGACTGTGCTTACATGTACATACGAACATATAGACACACAGTTGCTcacacagtaaaaataaatctttaaaaggaaaatttcGATAGTATATAATGAAGACAAAAATACTCTACTCTGAAATATACTATTAGATGGTGACAAGGAGTCAGCTATAGTAGTCTATGCTGATAATCCCAGAGAGTTTCAGGCAACCTCAAAGTTTAGCTACAGGTTAAGGAGAAGggtaaaatgtgtgtatgtgtgagttcgtgtgtgtgtgtgtgtgtgtgtgtgtgtgtgtgtgtgagagagagagagacagagagacagagagacagagagacagagacagagagacagagacagagagacagagacagagagacagagagagacagagagagagacagagagagagatatttataTGATTACCAATGATAGCATGTAGATAAAAGAGAgcacaagaaaacataaatgccCAGCATCATTAGTCATTAGGAACATGCAATTAGGAATTAAAGACACTGATATATTTACATAAAAGTAACTAAGATTTTAAAACACCTCATCTAAGATTTCCACACATGTGGAGGACCTAGCTCTAACACACATGCTAATATAGACATGAAATGCTAAAACttcaatttaacttttaaatggtAAATAATGACCTAATACATGACCCAACCATCCAGTTCCTATAAGAAAATTGATGGCATATGTTAATTCCTGGTTgatcctcagtgggagaggatatgcctaatcCTGCTGGATCTAGATGTCTCAGGGTGAGGTGATTCCTGAAAAAGActccccttctctgaagagaagggCCTGTGATCACGAAGTTAAGtgaatttttataaataaataaatatttaataataaaaaagggtGTTTACCAGAACAGTCACATCAATTATACCTATCAGAGTTTCAAATCGAAGATTAAGATATTATCAATATCTGAATGGTAAATGAATTTCAGTATGTCCATACAGTATGATCGTTTTGTTTTGACTATGAATATCCTCATAGCTTCATGTTTTGTTAGGCTATGGAGAATTTTGTAAGGTGGGGCTCAGCTGGTCCAAGGAGGAAACCAGCAACTGGGTTtcaattattgttttattttcttttacaatttcTTACTTGTTTACAATGGATTGTGATATTTGCCCATattgcatctctttctttttccagcTAATATGCCTCTATCTTTCAACTATGTTTGCACAAGTACTGTGCATGTAGATACAGCTGCTACGCATTCATGATGGAGGTGAGACTGTAGCATTAGAGCCCAGACACTCATTGCACCTGCTACCTGATCTTAGCCTACTGCTATTCAAGTGGTTCTCACCACATGTCCCTGCCACCATTAGACCTCTCTTGTTCATTATGATAGATTGAGAATCTCTGAAAACATGCGCCAAAATGAAGTATTCCTAACATAAATTGTTGGTCAAAGTGAAATGAAAGGAATAGCTGCACAATACTGTTCAGTGAGTGATTAAACTCCAGACACACCTTAAACAGGAAGTGTCTCAAAGCAAACCCTAAGCCCAAAAAACTACAAAGCAGAAAGGTGTCAGAGAAAACGAGTAATAGAGAAATTCCATGTATAACCATTATAGAAATTGACAACTACATTACTGAGTCACAAGTCAGAGGTCACTGCTAAACTGAGGAGACAAAATGGAGTGCATTGGAGAACAATTATAAaaggacattaaaaaaagaaagtgatgagTATATTTATTAGATAGTGGCAATGGATACATGGATACACATATCAAGAACAGTCAAATTATATACTATCAATATGCAGGAATCATCAGGAGAATCTTAATAAAAAGTGTAAAGCTGTGGTACTTTGTCTATGTAAAAGAAAGGTGTATATAAATCAAGGTGGGGGAAGCAAAGATACCCAAAGGCACATATCTAACAATAGCAACACCTTCTTCCTACTGCTCCAAGATGAGTAGACAGCATATGCCCAAGGAGAGGCCCGTAATTCCAACCCACTGTCCTGCAGCTGTCGTTTCAGCTTTTCCTAGAAGAGAAAcatttaaatacaaaatataaggTACAATAGACATCATAGGACAAAATTGTAGTTCCAGAAAGGGTGAAGATTAATCTGTTTTATGAAAAGCTAGATCCTACATACTAATGTTTAGTATTTGGATCTGATTCCAAAATCCCTTGTAATATTCTTCAGTTACAGGAGTGTCCTTACTACACTGACACAGTAATTTAGGGCTTAGTGGATAATTAAGAATCAGTAACGTTATTAACACTATGGAAGgcttccccaatgtaggggaatgacagggccttcaggtgggagtgggtggatgggagtgggagcatcttcatagaagtagggggaggaggtatcggagagggaggaaaggtaataacatttgaaatgtaagcacgtaaaatatccaagaaaaataaaatttaaaaaaagaaactgagggaaaaaaTGCTATGGAAACTTGAGTGACCTAGTCTTGGATGCTCCTGTGGTTCTGCTTAATCACTCATTAAGGGCTCAGTTGCAAACTTTTGGAGTAATAGATAATGGACTTGTATCCCACTCTTCTATTGATAAAATAATTCCATACTTTCCAACACTCACTTTTAGTATAAGCATCAGTGATGAAATCAGAACTCTACTTTCCCTATGTGCAGTAGAATCTTCAGTGTACACATCTGCCTATTAATAGGGATTTCCAACCATTGATTTTTGTAATACATGGTTGTATGAAACTAtgtaaactgatttttttctcatcttaTTTGGGTCCTTTTCTATTAATGTACCATTTGATaatttataagtgtgtgtgtgtgtgtgtgtgtgtgtgtgtgtgtgtgtgtgtgtgtatgccatggCAAAATAAACTTCAGTGATTCATTCTCTCTGTACACTTTTTATATTCAGAGAATTGAACTGCCAGGCTTAGTAACAAGCCTGCTTACCTGCTGATCCATTTCCCCACTATTGTATTATTCTTATCCAGATCTTCCAGGAGATAATATTTGGAGAAAATGAGTTTGTTAAAAGTTGTTGCTTATTTGTTTGAGGGTTTATTTCAAACTCCCAGGTTATTCTCTACTTCTCGGCATAATGCAATGTCTAGATTAGCTTAATCCTTATTTGGTAATTGTAGTAAATCATATATAGAATCCTTTAAAAGGGATCATGCTTTTAATCACTAGAATGTGTGTATATTCatctcatataaaaataaagaagcaagcaaatcaagaaagtatttttaaagatgtgattGTTAAGGTCTTTGAAAAGATTGTCCTAGACTTAAGCTATCTCTCAGTCTAATAAGTGATATGCTTAGTAAGAGAGTGAAGATCAAATTAGTGGAAGAAAAGTGAGATAGCCACTCGAGGACAAACACATACATAGGAGCTGTGCTGCCACAAGCTGGAACATGTCAAGAGCCATCTATACTTGAAGAGGTGAGGAAGATGGACCAGAAACTACatacctataattctagcacccTAAAGACTGAGAAAGCAGAGTTATAAATCTAAGATCAGTCTCGGATAGACTGCATGATCCTGctataaaataaaatggtaaagtgaaatgaaattaaagaaaagcaaaaaggtATTATTTGTAAAATTTTGTTGGGCACATGATCATTCCAACGCTTCATTCAGAGTCCAGGCTGCCAGACCCATGACAGCTTATACTTCTGTATTTGGAAGCAACTCACAGTGAAAGCATTGGTGATATCATGTTTAGCAAATTAACATTTTGTAtcgatattatatataatatgcgTGAACATATTGGGTTCATTGTGCAGCATAAGCAAATAAGTGTGTAAGTACTTCAAGAGCAGACTGTAGCAATTCAGTTGAGAAGAATGGTTATCTATGTCAGCTTTTGGGAGGtgagaaatatatattaattagatCTAAAGGATAAAGGTGAGGACTACAGATGGCTTAATGAGAACTGAGGAGATTGTCAaggatgaagacctgagtttcagTCCCCTTCaatctggtaatctttggataagaTATTCAGTGCCTTCAATCCAAGTCGGAGGGAGTGCAGCAGTGGACACAGGAAAATCTGTGAAACTGGATGTCCAGACACTCTAGCTTATTGAAAAAGTTCCAGGATCAGTGAATGATTACATTTCATAAAACAACATGGAGAGTCATTAAGAAAGACACTTGATGTGGACCTCTGGACTCCACATGGACAAGTgaatgcacaggcacacacacacatagagggagggaggacagagagagggagggagggagggaaggaaggagagagggagggagggaagaagaagagacaTGATTACAATGTCTAGTTCATATAATGTGTTTTAGAGACATATGCTTAAGATGTGGAATCTTGTTTTCATGCACCCTAAAATAGATCTAGGAAAGAATGTGTTATGCTAGTTTCGAAAGATGTTTAAATTATGTGGATCTGTTGACATACCTCACCTTCTCTCCTCCCTGATCATTTTTTCTCCTCTTCGGTTCTTCTCATCTGAGAATCTGGATAgccaaaacaagagaaataagAAGCCACAACTTTTAAAGGACAATTGGAGACAAAGACACATCCTAAGGCCCAAGGCTTAGGCAATCTCTCAGTTCTCCAGGCAGCCTATGAGACATCTGGAGGTGTTAGGGATGTCTTGAGAGATATCTTTGATGTACGTATTTGTGTAATTCCAGTACAATGGTTGAAGCCAAAACgtgcacacatgcgcgcgcgcgcgcacacacacacacacacacacacacacacagagagagagagagagagaaagagagagagagagagagagagagagagagagagagagagagagagagagagagagactgtataaAAATTATCCTAAAGGTATCGTGGCTGAAGTGAGACATTTTGGAGATAAAAAAAGGTAAGCACTATCATCCTTACAGTTCCTAGGATCAAATTCTTTTTAGTGACTATTCCTGGCATAGAGGAAGGATTAATTTTTGCACATCCCAATATTCTACCTCTACCCTCCTTGGGAATACCAGAGGGAAGGCAGAAAAATTTAGATGAATTGATTGATGGCAAAGGGCATAAGTGGAAATACTGCAAAAATTACTACGCACAAAATTTTGACAACTTACATGAAAACCGTGTAAAGTTTTAAGTGGgaaaagagtttaatttaaatttttctgcCTTCCCTCTGGTATTCCCAAGGAGGGTAGAGGTAGAATATTGGGAAGTGCAAAAATTAATCCTTCCTCTATGCCAGGAATAGCCACTAAAAAGAATTTGATCCTAGAAACACTAAGAATGATAGTGCTTACCTTTTTATCTCCAAAATGTCTCACTTCAGCCACAATACCTTTAGGATAATTTTTatacagtgtctgtgtgtgtgtgtgtgtgtgtgtgtgttgattaaGGTTTAGGGTTTAGAAGGATTGACACTGTATCACTATTGAACTCTGAACTCTGGATCATACAAACTCCTTATGGAGTCCTGCAATTTACATAAATGCCACCTTCCCTGGCTTTACTCAGGTTTATCCCAGATATGTTAAGTCTGTATTTCTGTCTGCATAGATTTCCAAAATGTTACTGCATGTTGTGGTCACACAGCAATACTTATTCAGTCACAATTCTGAAGAAGATTGTTATTCCTGTTTTTTACATCCCAGGTAAATACTTTTTCATTGGTATTTCTACTGAACATACTTTATTTTGTCAAGACTGGATGTCAAAATTGCTGCTTGTTTACAATACAGATCAAAATAATGACTACtttattgcttgttttttttcttatttatatttcacctTGCAATTTTCTTTCACCCGTTTATCATATCATAAAATCTTTCTGCATTCTGTtttagacaaacacacaaactatAGTTGTAATAGGAGTGTCAAATGTCTTGCcttctcagaacccctctcctcAATTTCTTCTTTATCAATTGCTCCAGTCTAAATGCTGTATCAAGGTGACCATTTAGGAGACACTTTGAACCCTAGTACTCTCTGTGTGTCAGTTGAACATGTGAGTGTGAACGGAACAAAGCTAACGCTTTAGGTGTGCGTAGctggcctgaaaaaagaaacaagctttAGTTCCAACCCGTAGGGAACATgggtccctcctcctccctcaaactGTAGAAAGCTGTTTTCTGTCATGGTTTCCTATTGTTTTGTAACAGAAAAGGTAATCAGCTCCTTAGTACTCCCAATGTCATCTTTCTCTACAAGACTGAGCTACTTTTCTAAAGGCAACATTTAAAACTATGACTGACACTGCTCAATAGTATTTgctgaaaatatgaaaatgagtTTTCTGTTTCAGTTTCTTGGCCTGAAAAGGCAAGTGGGGCCCATTTGGGGGCTTCAAGAGAAAGGTCACTGCCTATGTGGACAGGGGAGAGCCAGGAAAAAGTCACATTTCATCCAAGGGGCCTTCCCTGAGAACATGCGCAGTATTCTCAGAAGGCTCCAAGAtgacccccaccccttcctcagCTCTCTGTGGAAGCCAGTGCCAGGAGAGGCCTCTTCAGATGAGTCTGCCAAGAACAGCCTATTCCACAGCTGTATAATCTGCTCCATATTACAGTCTGAAGTAACCCAttggaaaaaaaatgtcctttCCAAAAGATCCGAAGACATAATGTCTCCATTTTCTATTTCCGAATCTCTTCCTGAATCTTTTCAGGGAGCAATTAGTATAAGTTTCCTGCATTTTAGTTTCTAAAACTCTGGTGAAGTGTCTTATTTTCTATCTCCTGTTAAACTGAATGTAAAAATGTCCACCAACTCTAATTTATTCCCCACATTCTTGGTCACCTCTAGAGCTCTAATCCTGGTATCTCCCGTGGGTTTAGGGTAGTCCTGGACACCACACCagtactggattttttttttactttccctAATGTTACTTCCTTTTGATTGTTTTTGTAATGTTTTCCAGCTTCTATAGGAGTAGGCAATGTATTGTGTAGCTATCTGCTCCCAAGCTCTCATAATAAATGTGCTCTCTGCTTAAAGTCTGTGCTCTGCGCTTAAACGTTATCTGaaactctcttcctcttctttatggcATTGGGTTGATTTTCTTCAGAAGGATTTCATTGAATAGATGAAAATGTTATCTGTAGGGGTGCTTTGGAACTCTGAAGCTAAGCAGAACCACAGTTTACACTGGACTCCTTTTAAATTGAACATTAATTCTGTGGATTGAATTCTTGAAGCACTATCTATTCATGTGGTCCTAATCTATACTCCCTGGTTCAGCAGTAAGCAACTTTCTTATCAATAGGAATGTGTCTTGCGAGCTTCAGTAGAGGTTCTGCATACTATCATGCTAACAGCTTctttagagtgagttccagctAGGAATTCTATTATACAGCTCACTCTAGACAGTCGCTGAAGCCCAAGTGGCTGTCTGGTCACATCTCTGGTATTCTATCTGAGCAAGAAACAACTTCAAAATTATTGGTCCCATATTTGTGATTTGTTTTCAAGAACCCATTAAGTACAGGATGGCAAACACACTGTATGCATAGGTATAcatacagtatgtgcatgtatgtatacacatagtgAGTTAGCCCAGAAAATTCTTCAAAATCAACCCACTTGGGAAAAACATATCTAAGAAATGACTAGAGCACTCTTAGTCCAAATACCCGAAATAGCAAACATTGTACAATCTGAAACATTTCCAGGATGTACAGGATATTACAAGTGACAAATCCCATATCAGCTCTCACCAGATCACAACTGAGACAAAAGTCTACCAGGACTATTGTATAATGTTGCCTTCAAAATGTGgatagaaagcaaactaataACATGTCTATTCTGGAGCTTATAACATATCATTGTACATATGCGAATATTCTCAAACCTGGAAACACGGACATACTTCTTGCCACAAATATTCTGGGTAAAAGATGTCTGTCTTGTCTAAATAAACACATTGAAGAGCCAAGGAATGCCAACCCAATACCTTAAATACATCTGTTTTAAGTGATAATAAATCTCAATGCATaattttaagatgttttaaaCTTGAGGAACTCAAAGAAGGGCTAAGGAATTCCATTATTTCAGAATAAGAAAGATGATCAAATTTAAGGACTTCTGGCTTTGGAAGCTTCAACCATGGTCATTGCATAAAGGAAAGTTCGAGGAAATATCAGGTTCAGGTTACCTCCTCTCAatctacattttttatttatgaacACCAATATGCTGCCTCTCATTTATGAAAGAATGTtagatattatccaaaagaaTTGCATTTGAAAGATATTGGGAAAGATTTGGACGTGCGCCCAACATGGAATTAGTCATTTGCTAATGACGTAATGCAAGACGTGGAAGATTTCTTATAAACATGAAGATGTAACAGCAGTAAGCAGGGGGAAAGGGCACTGGGAGTGCATGAAAAATACACTATCATAAAATGTGTATTAATAAACATGTTGATCATTTCCCACTAGATTCTTAAGGGAATTTCTAAATGAAATCAAAGTGACCTAATAGAAATGCAGAGCCCAAATCCATAGTTATTAAAATAATTGTAAGCCAACAAACTAAGAATCCAACGATGAatgaatacatataaataattttatatatctgTTTTGTTCATGTGGGACCTGGGGTTTAAACTCAGGTTCATGCTTGAACTGCAACAGCTCTTGCCCACTGAACCAAGtcccattttaattaaaattttagacGCACATCAATTATGTTATATGAATCTACTTCTAAAACATTAAATTCTCACATGGATTGATTTCCAGTGTCTGTAACTATACTTTGCATTCTTCCTTGTTTGATACTGCTCAGATTTGTAACGATTTATCTCTATTAATAATTTCTCAACATTCTGATATTAGAcaacacatcatcatcatcatcatcatcatcatcaggtaTGACTTTCCAAGAAAAGGTTATTTTTGTCTCTCCTATTCTTTTGTGGAAAACTCAAATTCAAGAATTAGTCTTCTTCCTCCAGGACCTTCACACTTAACTCAGTGTGTCGGAACTTAACTTCACCATCTCAGCTATATCTTTCTCCTTCAACTTGTTTCTTTCCCCACTATCACCCATCTCTGTCCCATACAGGAGACCAGGAGATCCTTTTCATAATACTAGTGGTACCCTCCCTTAGACCCCAGTGGTTGGGCTTTGCTACTTCGCTCCTATCCAGCCCTACCACCCTTCTGGCTTCCCACTACGCATGCGCAATATAGCGTCTGCCCCGCCCGGCCCGCTGCTGCGGAAGGCGCAGTGCTCAGTAAAGCGCACTTCCTCTGCTAGTATCCACTGAGGCAGTGCAGGCTCCGAGAGCTCCGAGTCGCAGCGGTCCTGCTCTGATCAAAAGACGCAGAATGTCGGAACAAAGTAAGGACCTGAGCGACCCTAACTTTGCCGCTGAGGACCCCGACACTGAGATGCAGGTCAGCGATGCTGTTCCGGTGGGGGTCCCTCCTCCCGCTCCTCTGGCCGCGAACCTCTCAGGGCCATCGTGCGCTCCGGAAGGCCCTATGGCAGCCCCACAGGCCTCGCCACCACCTGCAGAACGGTTTGAAGAGGTTGACCCTAAGATCCTGCAGCAGGCCGCAGAAGAGGGCCGCGCCCACCAGCCCCAGAGCCCAGCCCGGCCGATCCCAGCACCGCCGGCCCCTGCCCAGCTGGTGCAGAAGGCGCACGAGCTCATGTGGTACGTGTTGGTCAAGGACCAGAAGAGGATGGTCCTCTGGTTTCCAGACATGGTGAAAGAGGTCATGGGCAGCTACAAGAAGTGGTGCAGAAGCATCCTCAGGCGCACCAGCGTCATCCTCGCCAGAGTTTTCGGGCTGCACCTGAGGCTGACCAATCTCCACACCATGGAGTTCGCCCTGGTCAAAGCACTCAGCCCAGAAGAGCTGGACAGAGTCGCGCTGAACAACCGTATGCCCATGACAGGTCTCCTGCTCATGATCCTGAGTCTCATCTATGTGAAGGGCCGCGGGGCCAGAGAGGGTGCGGTCTGGAATGTGCTGCGCATCCTGGGGCTGAGGCCCTGGAAGAAGCACTCCACCTTCGGAGATGTGAGAAAGATTATCACCGAGGAGTTCGTCCAGCAGAATTACCTGAAGTACCAGCGT is part of the Rattus norvegicus strain BN/NHsdMcwi chromosome 1, GRCr8, whole genome shotgun sequence genome and harbors:
- the Ndn gene encoding necdin, which produces MSEQSKDLSDPNFAAEDPDTEMQVSDAVPVGVPPPAPLAANLSGPSCAPEGPMAAPQASPPPAERFEEVDPKILQQAAEEGRAHQPQSPARPIPAPPAPAQLVQKAHELMWYVLVKDQKRMVLWFPDMVKEVMGSYKKWCRSILRRTSVILARVFGLHLRLTNLHTMEFALVKALSPEELDRVALNNRMPMTGLLLMILSLIYVKGRGAREGAVWNVLRILGLRPWKKHSTFGDVRKIITEEFVQQNYLKYQRVPHIEPPEYEFFWGPRANREITKMQIMEFLARVFKKDPQAWPSRYREALEQARALREANLVAQAPRSSVSED